The stretch of DNA TCGCCCATCACCCTCAGCGCCATGATTATTCTGGGTCACATCAGCCTCAAGATTTTTGACCTCGTGTACGCGATGGCTGGCCCCGACAACACCTTTACCAGTGTTCCGGCGCTGAACATGTACCTGACCAGCTTCCGCCAGAACCAGTTTGCGCTGGGGGCGGCCATCGGCACCATCTTGCTGATTCTGGTCGCATTCATCATCGTGCCTTACCTGTCTTCCCAGTTCCGCACCGAGGAAAGCCACTGATGACCACCATTCCTGCCGCTGCCACCTCCAAACCGCCTGCTACCGCGCCCCGCAAAAGCTTGGGGCGGCCCGGTTTGTATATCGTCCTCATCGTGGCCGCGCTGTTTTTCCTGCTGCCCATTTACCTGCTGTTTGCCACCGCCCTCAAGTCACCCGACGCGATTAATCTGGCGACCACCTGGCGCTGGCCCGCTGCGCTGAATTGGGCCAGTTTCTCCGAGGCGTGGGCCAAAATCGGCGGCAACCTGGGCAACAGCCTGTTTTTGGCCGTCGTTGCCACCATTCTGGCCGCCATGATGGGCAGCCTCAACGGGTACGCCCTCGCCAAATGGAAGTTCCGGGGCGCAAACACTGTCTTCGCGCTGATGCTGTTCGGCATGTTCATTCCCTATCAGGCCGTGCTGATTCCGCTGTTCCAGTTCATCAAGGCGCTGGGGCTGTACGGCACGATCTGGGGCCTGATCTTGGCCCATGTGGTGTACGGTCTGCCCATCACCACCCTCATTTTCCGCAACTTCTACGCCGATGTGCCCGACGCTCTGGTCGAAGCCGCCACCATCGACGGCGCAGGCTTCTGGCAGATCTACCGCCGCGTTATCTTCCCGATCAGCATTCCGGGCTTCGTGGTGGTCATCATCTGGGAATTCACGCAGGTCTGGAATGAATTCCTGTTTGCGGCCACGCTGACCAACACCGCCGCGCAACCCGTCACTTACGCCCTGTCCCAGTTGTCGGGCGGGCAGGCGGTGTCGTGGAATCTGCCGATGGCAGGCGCGATTCTGGCCGCGTTGCCCACGCTGCTGGTGTACATCCTGCTGGGCCGCTACTTCGTGCGCGGCCTGCTGGCCGGAAGCGTGAAGGGCTGAAGTTTCCCCGGTATACAAGTTAAGACGAAGGCCAGAGCGAATGTTAACGCTCTGGCCTTCTTGTTTTGGGGCGGGCACGCTTCCCCGGTGGCCCCCTCTACTTCGCAGCGCCCCTCTCTTTGAGCTGTCCCAATACCACAGCTGGAGAGGGAAAAAACCTTAAGTTGAGGTTCTGGCCTTTTCTTAGACCCTTCGACCCTTAGACGCCGTTCCCACGTATCACAGCCGACAACCCACACGCCAGTTATGCCATCTGCAAAGGACTGACCATCGCTGCCGCTTCCGGGGCAAAGCGCGGCAGTTCGGGTAAATCGTTGCCGTTGGCGTCAATCAGCGTGCCGTACATCATGTGCGGGGTGGCCTGATTAATTCGAACCCGGTGGACACCCGCGCCTGTGATCCCCAGCACCTTGGGTACAACGGTGGGGTGATTGCCCCGCGTATGGCCTTCCAGAAAACCCTCGCTAAAGGCATCGCCGCGCAGCAACACTTCCTGAATACTGCCCACGTGGGCGGCGTTTTTGCGGGCGCTCCATTCTTTTTGCTTGGCAATCAGGCGGGTCAGGCGTTCCACTTTCAGTTCACGCGGCAGGTCTTCAAAGTGCTTGTAACTGGGTGTGCCGGGCCGGGCTGAATACGCGAACATATAGGCGCTGTCGTAGCCCACCTCGTCGTAGAGACTCAGCGTTTCCTCAAAGTCGGCCTCGGTTTCGCCGGGAAAGCCCACGATGATGTCTGTTGCCAAGACCGCGTTTGGAATGTGCTTGCGAATATTGGCGATGTGGTGCAAATATTCCTCGCGGGTATACTCGCGGGCCATGCGCCGAAGCACGCGGTTGCTGCCACTTTGCACCGGCAAATGCACGAACTCGCAGACGGCGGGCGTTTCGGCCATTGCTGCGGCCACGTCCTCCGTAAAGTTCATGGGGTGGCTGGTCGTAAATTTGATGCGCCGGATGCCACTTCGCCCCACCATTCTCAGCAGGTTGGCAAAGCTGGGAAACCCGGCCAATTTCGCGCCGCCGTCTACCCCGTAGGCGTTCACGTTCTGGCCCAGCAGGGTCACTTCCTGCACGCCTGCGGCCAGTTGCATGTCCAGCTCGCGCAAAATCTGGTCGGGGTGGCGACTCACCTGCGGGCCGCGTGTGGTCGGCACGATGCAGTAGGTGCAGTGGTGGTCGCAGCCGCGCATGATGGTCAGGTGCGCCTGCAATTTGCCCACAGGCGGCGGCGGAATATGATCGTGCAACTCGTCCTTAAATTGCAGGCCCCAGAACCGCTCGTTGCTCTCCAGCGCCTTGCCGATATCGAGCAGGCTGCCGGGGCCGAGCAGCACATCCACCTCAAATTTGCGGGCAATCTGCTGCCCCTCTTCCAGTTGTGCCAGGCAGCCCATCATGCCGATGACCAGCGGGCGCTCGGCCTTCAGTTTGCGGAGCGTGCCCAGCACGCTGCGAACCTTGTCTACGGGTTTGCCGCGCACAGCACAGGTATTGATCAGCACAAAATCGGCTTCGTCCACGCTGTCTACGATCTGAGCGCCGAAGCTGACCAGTTGGGACTGCACCAGATGGGTGTCGTACTCGTTCATCTGGCAGCCGTAGGTAATAAGGTGGGCCTTCATTCGATCACGTCCTTGGGGCTTGCCGGAGGGATTCCGGGGCCGAAATTTGCCCGATTTTGCCGGGCAGGAAGGGGCAGTTTAGCGTAAGAGGGGGTGCGGCGGGGGCTTTGGCGTTGGGTTGAGGAAGAGGTTGAAATTAAGTTTTTGAATTTGTCCCACGATTTCCCCCACCCCCCACCCCCAAAGGAGTCAGGGGAGTTGTCGCTGCGCTCGGCAGCATTGATCTTGTCGCGTCCACACTCGGCTCAATCGTTCACCTGAAGCGGAATCGCCAATCGTCTTTAAACTGGAATTGGCCGGCGCATTGCACGCACCTTGGGGCCTCACACGGATGGGGCGGGGAAGGTTGAGGGTGGCGGTGTGGTGGCACTTGCTGCCCTTGCGTGAGAGGGGTGAGTGAGCGCCAGCTATTGCCCTTCCTTAGACCCTAGACCTTTCAACTCTCCGCCCTCTACCGCACCCGCCGCAGCGTCACCGGATAACTCAGCGCATTTACTCGCAGGCGTCCGGCCAGCAGATCACCCTTGACCGTGCCACTCAGGAAGGCGGCCGACTTGGCGCTCAGGCCGTCCAGACCGAAGCCCAGAATGCTGAAGCGGGCGCTGGGGCCAGCGTTGGCAGCCAGCTTGATGGTCAATTCCTGGCTGCCGTCCGGGTGGGCAGTATCGTGCCAGCCGCCGAAAAACGGTCTCCGCTGGTGCGGTTTTCCATCACCCCCTTTGCGTCGTAGATCAGCGGATTCACCGTCACGGTCAGGCGGTACTGTTGCGGGCGCAGCAGCACAGTGGCCTGTCCCTCGAAGACCTGTACGGATTGAGGCTGGGCAGTGGGCGCACAGGCCGCCAGCATCAGCGGCAGCATGAACAACGCCTGCTTCAAAACTCTTGGTCTGGAACAGGAACCGGGTAGACGAGGCTGTTCACGATCTTGAGGCGTCGGTCGGGTTCGCCGTACAGGGCGCTGATCAGGCCCGTGCGGTTGGCGGTAAACCACGCTTTGGCCGGGGGCGATTTCGCCAGCGCCGTTGCCAGCACGCGCTCGGCTTCTGCACCCTTGCCTGCCAAGATCATGTTGCCGTAGTAG from Deinococcus sp. QL22 encodes:
- a CDS encoding carbohydrate ABC transporter permease, giving the protein MTTIPAAATSKPPATAPRKSLGRPGLYIVLIVAALFFLLPIYLLFATALKSPDAINLATTWRWPAALNWASFSEAWAKIGGNLGNSLFLAVVATILAAMMGSLNGYALAKWKFRGANTVFALMLFGMFIPYQAVLIPLFQFIKALGLYGTIWGLILAHVVYGLPITTLIFRNFYADVPDALVEAATIDGAGFWQIYRRVIFPISIPGFVVVIIWEFTQVWNEFLFAATLTNTAAQPVTYALSQLSGGQAVSWNLPMAGAILAALPTLLVYILLGRYFVRGLLAGSVKG
- the miaB gene encoding tRNA (N6-isopentenyl adenosine(37)-C2)-methylthiotransferase MiaB, which translates into the protein MKAHLITYGCQMNEYDTHLVQSQLVSFGAQIVDSVDEADFVLINTCAVRGKPVDKVRSVLGTLRKLKAERPLVIGMMGCLAQLEEGQQIARKFEVDVLLGPGSLLDIGKALESNERFWGLQFKDELHDHIPPPPVGKLQAHLTIMRGCDHHCTYCIVPTTRGPQVSRHPDQILRELDMQLAAGVQEVTLLGQNVNAYGVDGGAKLAGFPSFANLLRMVGRSGIRRIKFTTSHPMNFTEDVAAAMAETPAVCEFVHLPVQSGSNRVLRRMAREYTREEYLHHIANIRKHIPNAVLATDIIVGFPGETEADFEETLSLYDEVGYDSAYMFAYSARPGTPSYKHFEDLPRELKVERLTRLIAKQKEWSARKNAAHVGSIQEVLLRGDAFSEGFLEGHTRGNHPTVVPKVLGITGAGVHRVRINQATPHMMYGTLIDANGNDLPELPRFAPEAAAMVSPLQMA